A stretch of Eriocheir sinensis breed Jianghai 21 chromosome 68, ASM2467909v1, whole genome shotgun sequence DNA encodes these proteins:
- the LOC126988179 gene encoding cuticle protein CP575-like — MRVLSIILLAVVLLVGLVAGLPSEIIDVDTDAFEHEQKGVAGSAVHGEYEALDAHGNEYEVKYVADHLGFRLVP; from the exons ATGAGGGTCCTG AGCATCATCCTGCTGGCCGTGGTGCTGCTGGTCGGCCTGGTCGCCGGTCTCCCCAGCGAAATCATCGACGTGGACACTGACGCCTTCGAGCACGAGCAGAAGGGCGTGGCGGGCTCGGCGGTGCACGGCGAGTACGAGGCCCTTGACGCCCACGGCAACGAGTACGAGGTCAAGTACGTGGCCGACCACCTCGGCTTCCGCCTCGTCCCCTAG
- the LOC126988180 gene encoding cuticle protein CP575-like produces MRVLSIILLAVVLLVGLVAGRPNEIIDVDTDAFEHEQKGVAGSAVHGEYEALDAHGNEYEVKYVADHLGFRLVD; encoded by the exons ATGAGGGTCCTG AGCATCATCCTGCTGGCCGTGGTGCTGCTGGTCGGCCTGGTCGCCGGTCGCCCCAACGAAATCATCGACGTGGACACTGACGCCTTCGAGCACGAGCAGAAGGGCGTGGCGGGCTCAGCGGTGCACGGCGAGTACGAGGCCCTTGACGCCCACGGCAACGAGTACGAGGTCAAGTACGTGGCCGACCACCTCGGCTTCCGCCTCGTCGACTAG
- the LOC126988296 gene encoding uncharacterized protein LOC126988296, whose protein sequence is MWYWCAGYPFTGSLVTYTPRSFSASVVDSEVFPMWYWCAGYPFTGSLVTYTPRSFSASVVDSGVFPMWYWCAGYPFTGSLVTYTPRSFSASVVDSGVFPMWYWYAGYPFTGSLVTYTPRSFSASVVDSGVFPMWYWCAGYPFTGSLVTYTPRSFSASVVDSGVFPMWYWYAGYPFTGSLVTYTPRSFSASVVDSGVFPMWYWCAGYPFTGSLVTYTPRSFSASVVDSGVFPMWYWCAGYPFTGSLVTYTPRSFSASVVDSGVFPMWYWHAGFPLPRCMTSHFSSLNCSSHILFHSCSLVMSSCRKSASNGLIN, encoded by the exons atgtggtactggtgtgctggatatcccttcactggtagcctggtaacatacactcccaggtctttctctgcctctgtggtggatagtgaagtgtttcccatgtggtattggtgtgctggatatcccttcactggtagcctggtaacatacactcccag gtctttctcagcctctgtggtggatagtggagtgtttcccatgtggtattggtgtgctggatatcccttcactggtagcctggtaacatacactcccaggtctttctctgcctctgtggtggatagtggagtgtttcccatgtggtattggtatgctggatatcccttcactggtagcctggtaacatacactcccaggtctttctctgcctctgtggtggatagtggagtgtttcccatgtggtattggtgtgctggatatcccttcactggtagcctggtaacatacactcccaggtctttctctgcctctgtggtggatagtggagtgtttcccatgtggtattggtatgctggatatcccttcactggtagcctggtaacatacactcccaggtctttctctgcctctgtggtggatagtggagtgtttcccatgtggtattggtgtgctggatatcccttcactggtagcctggtaacatacactcccaggtctttctctgcctctgtggtggatagtggagtgtttcccatgtggtactggtgtgctggatatcccttcactggtagcctggtaacatacactcccag gtctttctctgcctctgtggtggatagtggagtgtttcccatgtggtattggcatgctgggtttcccctcccaagatgcatgacctcacatttttcttcactaaattgtagcagccacattttgttccactcctgtagcttggtgatgtcttcttgtaggaaatccgcatccaatggGTTAATAAACTGA
- the LOC126988176 gene encoding larval cuticle protein 2-like, whose amino-acid sequence MKYLVLALVALVAVVAARPDRVMDLDLDDIHHDLSIADDTSVTGMYSWTSPEGEKFFVRYVADDDGYRVIESNAVPATLGGTAANGAQGAFGSSEEDDSNDNDSRFDFD is encoded by the exons atgaaGTACTTG GTGCTCGCCCTGGTGGCCCTCGTGGCCGTGGTCGCGGCGCGCCCCGACAGGGTGATGGACCTGGACCTGGATGACATCCACCACGACCTGTCCATCGCCGACGACACCTCCGTCACCGGCATGTACAGCTGGACGTCCCCCGAGGGCGAGAAGTTCTTCGTGCGTTACGTCGCCGACGACGACGGTTACCGCGTCATCGAGTCCAACGCCGTCCCCGCCACCCTCGGCGGCACGGCGGCCAACGGCGCGCAGGGCGCCTTCGGCTCCTCCGAGGAGGACGACAGCAACGACAACGACAGCAGGTTCGACTTTGACTGA
- the LOC126988178 gene encoding cuticle protein CP575-like, producing the protein MKVLSIILLAVVLLVGLVAGRPNEIIDVDTDAFEHEQKGVAGSAVHGEYEALDAHGNEYEVKYVADHLGFRLVD; encoded by the exons ATGAAGGTCCTG AGCATCATCCTGCTGGCCGTGGTGCTGCTGGTCGGCCTGGTCGCCGGTCGCCCCAACGAAATCATCGACGTGGACACTGACGCCTTCGAGCACGAGCAGAAGGGCGTGGCGGGCTCGGCGGTGCACGGCGAGTACGAGGCCCTTGACGCCCACGGCAACGAGTACGAGGTCAAGTACGTGGCCGACCACCTCGGCTTCCGCCTCGTCGACTAG